A single genomic interval of Oceanithermus profundus DSM 14977 harbors:
- a CDS encoding MFS transporter gives MRAALARWAVVGAGFFLFGNLYAPQPLLPALERGWNAAAGAAGPGMSAPMLGLVLGSLLWPRTGLRAGAMLALGALGVALFAALGAWAPGPYAWAALRLGEGLAAAAVPGASFALLPRLFGSRAAAAAGWLVAANTVGGALGRAGAGALAERFGPAGALVLLALPLVGLAWAALPLEGGFTRGEARVPAGAGPLLAFGAGLLFANLFVANLMPYRLEAAGYGLAALGAFYLVYLGGTAGALLAGTLAGRLGPVRAGAAALGAAAAGTALLASRPLAGFALLLAGLFGLHALGGAAAGRRGAGTSGAYVSAYYLGGGLAGLVYPFFLPRPFGWALGFVGALLLLTAGLLPRALAPARTRDG, from the coding sequence ATGCGCGCCGCGCTGGCCCGCTGGGCGGTGGTGGGGGCGGGCTTCTTTCTCTTCGGCAACCTCTACGCCCCGCAGCCGCTCTTGCCGGCGCTCGAGCGCGGCTGGAACGCCGCGGCGGGGGCGGCGGGCCCGGGGATGAGCGCCCCCATGCTGGGCCTGGTGCTGGGCTCGTTGCTCTGGCCCCGCACCGGCCTGCGGGCGGGGGCGATGCTGGCGCTGGGCGCGCTGGGCGTCGCCCTCTTCGCGGCGCTGGGGGCCTGGGCCCCGGGCCCCTACGCCTGGGCGGCGCTGCGGCTGGGCGAGGGCCTGGCCGCGGCCGCGGTGCCCGGGGCGTCGTTCGCGCTCCTGCCCCGGCTCTTTGGGTCCCGCGCGGCGGCGGCCGCCGGCTGGCTGGTGGCCGCCAACACCGTGGGCGGGGCGCTGGGGCGGGCGGGGGCGGGCGCGCTGGCGGAGCGGTTCGGCCCCGCCGGGGCGCTGGTGCTGCTGGCGCTGCCGTTGGTGGGGCTCGCCTGGGCGGCGCTGCCGCTCGAGGGCGGCTTCACCCGCGGCGAGGCGCGCGTGCCCGCCGGCGCGGGGCCGCTGCTCGCGTTCGGGGCGGGGCTTCTTTTCGCCAACCTCTTCGTGGCCAACCTGATGCCCTACCGGCTCGAGGCCGCGGGCTACGGCCTGGCGGCGCTGGGGGCGTTCTACCTTGTCTACCTGGGCGGCACCGCGGGGGCGCTTCTGGCGGGAACGCTGGCGGGGCGGTTGGGGCCGGTGCGGGCGGGGGCGGCGGCGCTGGGGGCGGCGGCCGCGGGCACGGCGCTGCTCGCCTCCCGGCCGCTCGCGGGGTTCGCGCTGCTGCTCGCCGGCCTCTTCGGCCTGCACGCCCTCGGCGGGGCCGCGGCGGGCCGCCGGGGGGCGGGGACCAGCGGCGCCTACGTGAGCGCCTACTACCTGGGCGGGGGGCTGGCGGGCCTCGTCTACCCCTTCTTCCTGCCCCGGCCCTTCGGCTGGGCGCTGGGCTTCGTGGGGGCGCTCCTGCTGCTCACGGCCGGCCTGCTGCCGCGGGCGCTAGCGCCCGCCAGAACCCGGGACGGGTGA
- a CDS encoding aspartate/glutamate racemase family protein: protein MEIIGVLGGMSWPSTLEYYRLMNEAAARRLGPDRSAEILLYSLDWARIERLQHAGDWDALAEELITGARRLVLGGAGFLVIATNTMHKVAEAVGAVSGLEVLHIADATARALQAAGVRRAGLLGTRFTMEEPFLRDKLAGWGLEVLVPGPADREAVHRIIYDELVQGEIREESRRVYRRVMARLAERGAEGIVLGCTEIGLLVGPEDAPVPVFDTTRIHAEAAVARALGG from the coding sequence ATGGAGATCATCGGCGTGCTGGGGGGCATGAGCTGGCCATCGACGCTCGAGTACTACCGGCTCATGAACGAGGCCGCGGCCCGGCGACTGGGGCCGGACCGCTCGGCCGAGATCTTGCTCTACTCGCTCGACTGGGCGCGGATCGAGCGCCTGCAGCACGCCGGCGACTGGGACGCGCTGGCCGAGGAGCTGATCACCGGAGCCCGGCGGCTGGTGCTGGGGGGCGCGGGCTTCTTGGTGATCGCCACCAACACCATGCACAAGGTGGCGGAGGCGGTGGGGGCGGTGAGCGGGCTCGAGGTGCTGCACATCGCCGACGCCACCGCCCGGGCGCTGCAGGCGGCGGGGGTGCGCCGCGCCGGGCTTTTGGGCACCCGCTTCACCATGGAGGAGCCCTTCCTGCGCGACAAACTCGCGGGCTGGGGGCTGGAGGTGTTGGTGCCCGGGCCCGCCGACCGCGAGGCCGTCCACCGCATCATTTACGACGAACTGGTTCAGGGAGAGATCCGCGAGGAATCGCGCCGGGTCTACCGCCGGGTGATGGCGCGGCTCGCGGAGCGCGGGGCCGAGGGGATCGTCCTCGGCTGCACCGAGATCGGCCTGCTGGTGGGGCCCGAAGACGCCCCGGTGCCCGTCTTCGACACCACCCGCATCCACGCCGAGGCGGCGGTGGCGCGGGCGCTCGGGGGCTGA
- a CDS encoding primosomal protein N': MRLSVLLPLPLGPLSYLAPEGCARAPAPGLRVAVPFRKGVRVGVVVGVEDAAEGDFALRHAIGYLDEEPFLDEAGIAFLGRAAAHYFTPAGQLLADLVPFLEPPLRHEVRLVDGAARPDLTGLTLWRDAAELDPALLDELREGGVLEERVREQKPTRKTLVPLREPTEKLTPKQQAALETLRALGEAESQTALAAAAGVGPGVVRALVEKGYAGWREVELELAPPAPAGPALEPLPVPEPPPRINGGRWAERLQLAAGLASEGETLVLFPERYVLERAYDRWPPPALPFHGGQSPELRRALWREKPPVVLGSYQALLMPRRWRRIVVMDEGSDSYKLASGSRAHAVHLAELRAELLGAELYYLSLTPAVEVVEKPGLLVRPPRTRVLPIDLRRERGWPLSGRAVELLAQVPEKGRQALVLVARRGYSGRLFCKSCDWQPICPNCDLPLRFHKPGRRGRLVCHQCGHSEPAPEVCPACGGEVFGYSGPGVQWVAEEIQRRLPELPVYQYSAERKDDLTPLQRGEPGAVVGTTALLRTPAPPELALILLPYAEGFLPASDFRAPERYHRLLWQLADLHPTRSPLIALQTFEPDHPAVEALIEGDVTGVPETELVLRRMLGYPPAVRMVVLEFSHRQEATARAAAMDAAEFLQKRLGDYLETAPFAPLLGPAPAPVPRIRGRYVFHLILRAPEPDLLRDWLSDLPPPKGARLRLDPDPVGFVGLLED; the protein is encoded by the coding sequence ATGCGCCTCTCCGTACTCCTCCCGCTGCCCCTGGGCCCGCTCAGCTACCTGGCGCCCGAGGGCTGCGCCCGCGCCCCGGCCCCCGGCCTGCGGGTGGCCGTGCCCTTTCGCAAGGGGGTGCGGGTGGGGGTGGTCGTGGGCGTGGAGGACGCGGCCGAAGGCGACTTCGCCTTGCGCCACGCGATCGGCTACCTGGACGAGGAACCCTTCCTCGACGAGGCCGGGATCGCCTTCCTGGGGCGCGCCGCCGCGCACTACTTCACCCCTGCGGGGCAGCTGCTCGCCGACCTGGTCCCCTTCCTGGAGCCGCCGCTCCGCCACGAGGTGCGGCTGGTGGACGGGGCCGCGCGGCCGGACCTGACCGGGTTGACGCTGTGGCGCGACGCCGCCGAGCTGGACCCCGCGCTCCTCGACGAGCTGCGCGAGGGGGGCGTGCTCGAGGAGCGGGTGCGCGAGCAAAAGCCCACGCGCAAGACACTGGTTCCGCTGCGCGAACCGACGGAGAAGCTGACCCCCAAGCAGCAAGCGGCGCTCGAGACCCTGCGCGCTCTGGGCGAGGCCGAGAGCCAGACCGCGCTCGCCGCCGCCGCCGGGGTGGGGCCCGGGGTGGTGCGGGCGCTCGTCGAGAAGGGCTACGCCGGCTGGCGCGAGGTGGAGCTGGAGCTCGCCCCGCCGGCCCCCGCCGGCCCGGCGCTCGAGCCGCTGCCGGTGCCCGAGCCGCCGCCGCGTATCAACGGCGGCCGCTGGGCGGAGCGGCTGCAGCTCGCCGCCGGGCTCGCCTCGGAGGGTGAAACGCTGGTCCTCTTCCCCGAGCGCTACGTGCTGGAGCGGGCCTACGACCGCTGGCCCCCGCCGGCGCTGCCCTTCCACGGCGGCCAGAGCCCGGAGCTGCGCCGGGCCCTGTGGCGCGAAAAGCCGCCGGTGGTCCTGGGCAGCTACCAGGCGCTGCTCATGCCCCGCCGCTGGCGGCGCATCGTGGTGATGGACGAGGGCTCCGACTCCTACAAGCTCGCCTCCGGCAGCCGCGCCCACGCGGTGCACCTGGCCGAGCTGCGCGCCGAACTGCTGGGCGCCGAGCTTTACTACCTGAGCCTCACCCCCGCCGTCGAGGTGGTGGAAAAGCCGGGCCTCCTGGTGCGCCCCCCGCGCACCCGGGTGCTGCCCATCGACCTGCGCCGCGAACGCGGCTGGCCGCTCAGCGGCCGCGCCGTCGAGCTCCTGGCCCAGGTGCCCGAAAAGGGCCGCCAGGCGCTGGTGCTGGTCGCCCGCCGCGGCTACTCGGGCCGCCTCTTCTGCAAGAGCTGCGACTGGCAGCCGATCTGCCCCAACTGCGACCTGCCGCTGCGCTTCCACAAGCCCGGCCGCCGCGGCCGCCTCGTCTGCCACCAGTGCGGCCACAGCGAGCCCGCCCCCGAGGTCTGCCCCGCCTGCGGCGGCGAGGTCTTCGGCTACTCGGGCCCCGGGGTGCAGTGGGTGGCCGAGGAGATCCAGCGGCGCCTGCCCGAGCTGCCCGTCTACCAGTACTCGGCCGAGCGCAAGGACGACCTAACCCCCCTCCAGCGCGGCGAACCCGGCGCGGTGGTGGGCACCACCGCCCTCCTGCGTACCCCCGCGCCCCCGGAGCTGGCGCTCATCCTGCTCCCCTACGCCGAGGGGTTCCTGCCCGCCTCCGACTTCCGCGCCCCCGAGCGCTACCACCGCCTTTTGTGGCAGCTCGCCGACCTGCACCCCACCCGCAGCCCGCTGATCGCCCTGCAGACCTTCGAGCCCGACCATCCGGCGGTCGAGGCCCTAATCGAAGGCGACGTGACCGGCGTGCCCGAGACCGAACTGGTGCTCCGGCGCATGCTCGGCTACCCGCCGGCGGTGCGGATGGTGGTGCTCGAGTTCAGCCACCGCCAGGAGGCCACCGCCCGCGCCGCGGCCATGGATGCGGCCGAATTTCTGCAGAAACGCCTGGGCGACTACCTGGAAACCGCACCCTTTGCGCCCCTCCTCGGCCCCGCCCCGGCCCCGGTCCCCCGCATCCGCGGCCGCTACGTCTTCCACCTCATCCTCCGCGCCCCCGAGCCCGATTTGCTCCGCGACTGGCTATCTGATTTACCACCCCCCAAAGGCGCCCGTCTCCGCCTCGACCCGGATCCGGTGGGGTTCGTGGGGCTGTTAGAGGATTGA
- a CDS encoding endonuclease domain-containing protein has product MPYRKDLVTLARKLRKNPTEPEKKLWFACLRRLKQLKGVKVYRQRPMLDYIVDFELRDAKIVVEIDGDSHYLEEASRTKDAQRDAALAEYGYKVVRFTNEQVMKEAEWVCEVIYRLITERLSV; this is encoded by the coding sequence GTGCCTTACCGCAAAGACCTTGTGACTCTGGCCCGGAAGCTGCGCAAGAACCCGACCGAACCGGAGAAGAAGCTCTGGTTTGCTTGCTTAAGGCGGCTGAAACAACTTAAGGGCGTCAAGGTCTACCGGCAAAGGCCTATGCTCGATTACATCGTCGACTTTGAGCTGCGCGACGCCAAAATAGTCGTTGAGATTGACGGCGACAGCCACTACCTGGAAGAAGCAAGCCGAACAAAAGACGCCCAGCGCGACGCCGCCCTGGCCGAATACGGCTACAAAGTGGTGCGCTTTACCAACGAGCAGGTAATGAAAGAAGCGGAGTGGGTTTGCGAGGTGATCTACCGCCTGATAACCGAGCGGCTTTCCGTGTAA
- a CDS encoding ABC transporter permease, which translates to MTEIPLVRLLYPLALALLVAWWYVSWSGDRRTPWVALSRMLAQLLLVGYVLAYIFKTEYAAVVLGVLALMALAAGWIALRTETKKRLRLYPYALIGVIGGGGLALAVATQLVLRPDPWYSPSVLIPLGGMAFSNAMNAVSLAAERFFSERKEGRDPQQARALAYKAALIPATNGLFAVGIVSIPGLMTGQILAGVSPLIAARYQILVMLMVYTAAGLAAAMFLEAVRRLAANGEVGY; encoded by the coding sequence ATGACCGAGATTCCGCTGGTGCGGCTTTTGTATCCGCTGGCGCTGGCGCTGCTGGTGGCCTGGTGGTACGTCAGCTGGTCGGGCGACCGGAGGACGCCGTGGGTGGCGCTTTCGCGCATGCTGGCGCAGCTCCTCTTGGTGGGCTACGTGCTGGCCTACATCTTCAAGACCGAGTACGCGGCGGTGGTGCTGGGCGTGCTGGCGCTGATGGCGCTGGCGGCGGGCTGGATCGCCCTGCGGACCGAGACGAAGAAGCGGCTCAGGCTCTACCCCTACGCCCTGATCGGCGTTATCGGCGGCGGCGGGCTGGCGCTGGCGGTGGCCACCCAGCTGGTGCTCAGGCCCGACCCCTGGTACAGCCCCTCGGTGCTGATTCCGCTGGGCGGGATGGCGTTTTCCAACGCCATGAACGCGGTTAGCCTGGCGGCGGAGCGCTTCTTTTCGGAGCGCAAGGAGGGCAGGGATCCACAGCAAGCGCGGGCGCTGGCCTACAAGGCGGCGCTCATTCCCGCCACCAACGGCCTCTTCGCCGTGGGGATCGTCTCCATTCCCGGCCTGATGACCGGGCAGATCTTGGCCGGGGTGAGCCCGCTGATTGCCGCGCGCTACCAGATCCTGGTGATGCTGATGGTCTACACCGCCGCGGGCCTGGCGGCGGCCATGTTTCTGGAGGCCGTGCGGCGGCTGGCGGCGAACGGGGAGGTGGGGTACTAA
- a CDS encoding alpha-amylase family glycosyl hydrolase: MQPVRWVRLALVLGLVLVPVACGDAAPGPDGGNRLAGAVIYETNLEYYPNRAFADLEADLPRLAELGVSVLYLTPIWEDLLGDNHHYLIKDYYRIHPRFGGGEDLKSLVDAAHAQGIRVLLDLVTSLTAEGSVVWDEHRDWILRGDDGTMQRYYPFPDWGWAIDATNPEAIRYFAEVARHYVETYGIDGWRVDSPQNNYDPARVTGDHSRLELLRAVKRAVREANPDAVLVCELPGPGFFWGASDAGDPPLFDEVCEASYGYPFIGFLGGNAQEGYFYVVPDGSPANGRLVSSPLNDALYGAVDSATFVRRVQARRTEHGALRANFLENHDTPRAALAFPQRARALAVLLYTLPGVPVLHAGQELGAKTDPYAGDVRVDWSGGDRALEAFYRTLLTARRRHAALVRGGIRDVWKSGDAALAYLRHAPSDAALVAVNFSERPAAFEVALPLEPLGLEPDGVYTLRALLSGERRTLRGRELAALALALEPYAAEVYFVGPGD, encoded by the coding sequence ATGCAACCCGTGCGGTGGGTTCGCCTGGCGCTGGTGCTGGGCCTGGTTCTGGTTCCCGTCGCCTGCGGCGACGCGGCGCCCGGGCCGGACGGCGGCAACCGGCTCGCGGGCGCGGTGATCTACGAGACCAACCTGGAGTACTACCCGAACCGGGCGTTCGCGGACCTGGAGGCGGACCTGCCGCGGCTCGCGGAGCTGGGGGTGAGCGTCCTCTACCTCACCCCGATCTGGGAAGACCTGTTGGGCGACAACCACCACTACCTGATCAAGGACTACTACCGGATCCACCCGCGGTTCGGCGGCGGGGAAGACTTGAAAAGCCTCGTCGATGCGGCCCACGCGCAGGGAATCCGGGTGCTTCTGGACCTCGTCACCTCGCTGACCGCCGAGGGGAGCGTCGTCTGGGACGAGCACCGCGACTGGATCCTGCGGGGCGACGACGGCACGATGCAGCGCTACTACCCCTTCCCCGACTGGGGCTGGGCCATCGACGCGACGAACCCCGAGGCGATCCGCTACTTCGCGGAGGTGGCCCGTCACTACGTGGAAACCTACGGCATCGACGGTTGGCGGGTGGACTCGCCGCAGAACAACTACGACCCGGCCCGGGTGACGGGCGACCACAGCCGCCTCGAGCTCCTGCGCGCGGTCAAACGCGCCGTCCGCGAGGCCAACCCCGACGCGGTGCTGGTCTGCGAGCTGCCGGGGCCCGGCTTCTTCTGGGGTGCGAGCGACGCCGGCGACCCGCCCCTCTTCGACGAGGTCTGCGAGGCTTCCTACGGCTACCCCTTCATCGGCTTTTTGGGTGGAAACGCGCAGGAGGGGTACTTTTACGTGGTGCCCGACGGCTCGCCGGCGAACGGAAGGCTCGTGTCCAGCCCGCTCAACGACGCGCTCTACGGCGCGGTGGACTCGGCCACGTTCGTGCGCCGGGTGCAGGCGCGGCGCACCGAGCACGGGGCGCTGCGGGCCAACTTCCTGGAGAACCACGACACCCCGCGGGCGGCGCTGGCCTTCCCGCAGCGGGCCAGGGCGCTGGCGGTGCTGCTGTACACGCTGCCCGGGGTGCCGGTGCTCCACGCCGGGCAGGAACTGGGGGCGAAGACGGACCCCTACGCCGGCGACGTACGGGTGGACTGGTCGGGCGGCGACCGGGCGCTCGAGGCCTTCTACCGCACGCTCCTCACCGCCCGCCGGCGGCACGCGGCGCTCGTGCGGGGCGGGATCCGCGACGTCTGGAAAAGCGGCGACGCGGCGCTGGCCTACCTGCGCCACGCGCCAAGCGACGCGGCGCTCGTTGCCGTCAACTTCTCGGAGCGGCCGGCCGCCTTCGAGGTGGCCCTGCCGCTGGAGCCGCTGGGGCTCGAGCCGGACGGCGTCTACACCCTGCGGGCGCTGCTTTCCGGGGAGCGCCGGACGCTGCGGGGCCGCGAGCTCGCGGCGCTCGCGCTCGCCCTGGAGCCCTACGCCGCCGAGGTGTACTTCGTAGGCCCCGGCGACTAG
- the ndk gene encoding nucleoside-diphosphate kinase, whose product MERTFAMIKPDGVRRGLTGKIIQRLEDKGFKIVALKKMRISFDLAEEHYGEHKEKPFFKPLVEFITSGPVVAMVLEGPGVIAELRKMMGATNPADALPGTIRGDFATTIDENVIHGSANEADAEREIALFFRPEEFVS is encoded by the coding sequence ATGGAACGCACCTTCGCCATGATCAAACCCGACGGCGTGCGCCGCGGCCTGACCGGAAAAATCATCCAGCGCCTCGAGGACAAGGGCTTCAAGATCGTCGCCCTCAAGAAGATGCGCATCAGCTTCGACCTCGCCGAGGAGCACTACGGCGAGCACAAGGAGAAGCCCTTCTTCAAACCGCTGGTCGAGTTCATCACCAGCGGGCCGGTGGTGGCCATGGTGCTCGAGGGGCCGGGGGTGATCGCCGAGCTGCGCAAGATGATGGGCGCCACCAACCCCGCCGACGCCCTGCCCGGCACGATCCGCGGCGACTTCGCCACCACCATCGACGAGAACGTCATCCACGGCTCGGCGAACGAGGCCGACGCCGAGCGCGAGATCGCGCTCTTCTTCCGCCCCGAAGAGTTTGTAAGCTGA
- a CDS encoding aldo/keto reductase, with protein sequence MYRQAGTSGLFTYPLALGTMQFGWTADEATSFAILDRYVEAGGNFIDTADIYSNWAAGNPGGVAERVVGRWLAANPGVRERVLISTKVRGPMGEEGRRGRGSPYQEEGLGRGWILRAVEASLERLNTDWIDIYWMHWVDNRVPVEESLAAMTELVQKGLVRYVGVSNFSAWRTMQALWAADRRGLVAPVALQPHYSIADPVRAHFERELARVAETYGLGVFPYSPLAGGFLTGKYRPDAPAPESVRAEGIRRRFFSEKNWRILAALEEVAAAHGATPAQVALAWLLSRPYVAAPIVGANTPEQLAGLLPAAELELAPEEVARLDEVSDWERWRTELEV encoded by the coding sequence ATGTACCGTCAAGCCGGAACGAGCGGACTCTTCACCTACCCCCTGGCCCTGGGCACGATGCAGTTCGGCTGGACCGCCGACGAAGCGACGAGCTTCGCCATCCTCGACCGCTACGTCGAGGCCGGTGGGAACTTCATCGACACCGCCGACATCTACTCCAACTGGGCTGCGGGCAACCCCGGCGGGGTGGCCGAGCGGGTGGTCGGCCGCTGGCTGGCCGCGAACCCGGGCGTGCGCGAGCGGGTGCTGATCTCCACCAAGGTGCGCGGCCCCATGGGCGAGGAGGGGCGGCGCGGGCGCGGCTCGCCCTACCAGGAGGAGGGGCTGGGCCGGGGCTGGATCCTGCGGGCGGTGGAGGCCAGCCTGGAGCGGCTGAACACCGACTGGATCGACATCTACTGGATGCACTGGGTGGACAACCGGGTGCCCGTCGAGGAGAGCCTGGCGGCGATGACCGAGCTGGTGCAGAAGGGGCTGGTGCGCTACGTGGGGGTCTCCAACTTCTCGGCCTGGCGCACGATGCAGGCCCTCTGGGCCGCCGACCGGCGCGGGCTGGTGGCGCCGGTGGCGCTGCAGCCGCACTACTCGATCGCCGACCCGGTGCGCGCCCACTTCGAGCGCGAGCTGGCGCGGGTGGCCGAGACCTACGGCCTGGGGGTCTTCCCCTACTCGCCGCTGGCGGGCGGCTTCCTTACCGGCAAGTACCGGCCGGACGCCCCCGCGCCCGAATCGGTGCGGGCCGAGGGGATCCGCCGCCGCTTCTTCAGCGAAAAGAACTGGCGCATCCTGGCGGCGCTCGAGGAGGTGGCCGCCGCCCACGGAGCCACCCCGGCGCAGGTGGCGCTGGCCTGGCTGCTTTCGCGGCCCTACGTGGCCGCGCCGATCGTGGGGGCCAACACCCCCGAGCAGCTGGCCGGGCTGCTGCCCGCGGCGGAGCTCGAGCTCGCCCCCGAAGAGGTGGCCCGGCTCGACGAGGTCTCCGACTGGGAGCGCTGGCGCACCGAGCTGGAGGTCTGA
- a CDS encoding ABC transporter ATP-binding protein, with protein MRTIEVDDLKKTFSSRQGWFGARKTERALDGVSFYVDEGETYALLGPNGSGKSTLIRILATLLLPDGGRVRVLGRPLPGGEAEVRRRIGRVSVDAAFYKKLSARENLLYAAQLYGLEPAAAEKKARGILERLGLEPRRFHDPLEEMSRGMQQKIAIARALLHDPPLLLLDEPTTGLDPASKREVQRFLEELRAERGTTILLTTHDMAEAERLAARIGFLARGRLVAEGSADELKRRADAADLEEAFIRLTGEGFAPAAAEEVV; from the coding sequence GTGCGGACGATCGAAGTGGACGATTTGAAAAAGACGTTTTCCAGCCGGCAGGGCTGGTTCGGCGCGCGCAAGACCGAACGCGCCCTGGACGGCGTGAGCTTCTACGTGGACGAGGGCGAGACCTACGCCCTTCTGGGCCCCAACGGCTCGGGCAAGAGCACGCTGATCCGCATCCTCGCCACCCTGCTCTTGCCCGACGGCGGCCGGGTGCGGGTGCTGGGCCGCCCCCTGCCCGGCGGCGAGGCGGAGGTGCGCCGCCGCATCGGCCGGGTGAGCGTGGACGCCGCCTTCTACAAGAAGCTCTCGGCCCGCGAGAACCTGCTCTACGCCGCCCAGCTCTACGGCCTCGAGCCCGCGGCGGCCGAGAAGAAGGCGCGCGGGATCCTCGAGCGGCTGGGGCTCGAGCCGCGCCGCTTCCACGACCCGCTCGAGGAGATGAGCCGGGGCATGCAGCAGAAGATCGCCATCGCCCGCGCCCTGCTGCACGACCCGCCGCTGTTGCTGCTGGACGAGCCCACCACCGGCCTCGACCCCGCGAGCAAGCGCGAGGTGCAGCGCTTCCTCGAGGAGCTGCGCGCCGAGCGTGGCACGACGATCCTGCTTACCACCCACGACATGGCCGAGGCCGAACGGCTGGCGGCGCGCATCGGCTTTCTGGCGCGCGGGCGGCTGGTGGCCGAGGGGAGCGCGGACGAACTGAAACGACGGGCGGACGCGGCCGACCTGGAGGAGGCTTTCATCCGCCTGACCGGCGAGGGCTTCGCGCCCGCCGCAGCCGAGGAGGTCGTATGA
- a CDS encoding ABC transporter permease: protein MIPAFLRPLWAFVFRDFHLTRRYFSWVVVFTFYALVNSATIALIGVAAGDERLTLTLVLGVLLWSFLSAMFQEISNSISYERWEGTLEYTFMAPVHRLTHLLGVSLFAVAYSVVRTIVIMVGLLLFVHLSFAGANLWGVLVVLLVASVAFMGLGLVAAILPVLSPENGAQATNIVQGVLLLVSGIYYPVEVLPAWVQPLSVLSPATYALAAARKLMGLDRPLTEAGTLAGAPLGAVTHELLVLALMGVVLVPLGLWIFGLVELWAKRTGKLKRTG, encoded by the coding sequence ATGATTCCCGCTTTCCTGCGCCCCTTGTGGGCCTTCGTCTTCCGCGACTTTCACCTGACCCGGCGTTACTTCTCCTGGGTCGTCGTCTTCACCTTCTACGCGCTGGTCAACTCGGCGACGATCGCGCTGATCGGCGTCGCCGCCGGCGACGAGCGGCTCACCCTGACGCTGGTGCTGGGGGTGCTGCTGTGGAGCTTCCTCTCGGCGATGTTCCAGGAGATCAGCAACTCGATCAGCTACGAGCGCTGGGAGGGGACGCTCGAGTACACCTTCATGGCCCCGGTGCACCGCCTCACCCACCTGCTGGGGGTGAGCCTCTTCGCCGTGGCCTACAGCGTGGTGCGCACGATCGTGATCATGGTGGGCCTGCTCCTCTTCGTCCACCTCAGCTTCGCTGGAGCCAACCTCTGGGGCGTGCTGGTGGTGCTGCTGGTGGCCAGCGTGGCCTTCATGGGGCTGGGGCTGGTGGCGGCGATCCTGCCGGTGCTCAGCCCCGAGAACGGCGCCCAGGCCACGAACATCGTGCAGGGGGTGCTGCTGCTGGTGAGCGGCATCTACTACCCGGTCGAGGTGCTGCCCGCCTGGGTGCAACCGCTCTCGGTCCTCTCGCCCGCCACCTACGCCCTCGCGGCCGCGCGCAAGCTGATGGGCCTCGACCGGCCGCTCACCGAGGCGGGCACGCTGGCGGGCGCGCCGCTCGGCGCGGTGACCCACGAACTTTTGGTCCTGGCGCTGATGGGCGTGGTCCTCGTGCCCCTGGGGCTGTGGATCTTTGGCTTGGTCGAGCTCTGGGCCAAACGGACGGGGAAGCTGAAGCGGACGGGGTAA
- a CDS encoding transposase → MKQRRRSLRLPHHDYAAPGAYFVTLVTHERASIFGRIEAGRVRLCEPGRIAREEWFRTAELRSNVVLFAEEFVVMPNHVHGVVRIVERAAVPVGAQRAAPLPRSAVAPGSLGAIVRAYKSAVTRRINRLRGTPGAPVWQRNYWEHVVRSEHALAAVRRYIAENPFRWHLDVYNPDRRLG, encoded by the coding sequence ATGAAGCAACGCCGCAGGTCCTTGCGCTTGCCGCACCACGACTACGCGGCCCCGGGAGCGTATTTTGTGACGCTGGTGACCCACGAGCGCGCGTCGATCTTCGGCCGGATCGAAGCAGGGCGGGTAAGGCTTTGCGAGCCGGGGCGGATCGCGCGGGAGGAATGGTTCCGCACCGCGGAGCTGCGCAGCAACGTCGTGTTGTTCGCCGAAGAGTTCGTGGTCATGCCCAACCACGTGCACGGCGTCGTCCGCATCGTCGAACGCGCCGCCGTTCCGGTAGGGGCGCAGCGCGCTGCGCCCCTACCGCGGTCTGCGGTCGCGCCGGGCTCGCTCGGCGCCATCGTGCGCGCCTACAAGTCCGCGGTCACCCGGCGCATCAACCGGCTTCGCGGCACTCCCGGGGCCCCGGTGTGGCAGCGGAACTACTGGGAGCACGTCGTCCGCAGCGAGCACGCCCTGGCGGCCGTCCGGCGCTACATCGCCGAAAATCCGTTTCGCTGGCACCTCGACGTTTACAACCCCGATCGCCGCCTGGGTTAG